The sequence actatttctgggttagcggagtctgtaacctgaagcgtatgtaacctgaagcatatgtaacccggaggtaccactgtaccctctaGTGAGTAGACTGAAAagtcaaaacagctttcaggagaGCACAGCTGTCCTTGGTGGGGTTCAGCAACCCCTTCATTCTGATATCCTCACCACCCTGTTTGATTTCCTCTGCCATATGCTAGGTGCGCTCCCTTGAGGAATCTAACGGTCAGCTAGAGAACAACATCCGGGAGATATACCTCAAGCGAGCATCAACGGAGGCTCCGGATCTGAGCAGCTATTTCAACACCATCACTGACCTGAAGTCTAAGGTACCAGGATGAttgccatttcttcttcttccaaagggATATAGCTTAGTGgcaagagcatctgttttgcatggagGAGTTCCTagatttaatccctggcatctccaggaatgtGCAAGATTTTCAGTTGCAAAACAAAACGATTTTGCCTACTGATGGGCTTATTCTTGCACTAACAGAAGTCTGTCTGGGTGGTGGAAACTGACTTGTGCATGGTCAGTATCCAGGCTTGGTTCTTTGGTGGCCTGAAGATCCCCATACCAAGATCTAAGATAGCATTATGGAGACTAACCGACCTCTTTCATCCCTCTGCAGATCCAGCAGGAGACCTTGAACAACGCTGGGCTGCTCTTACAGATCGATAATGCCAAACTCGCTGCTGATGATTTCAGAGTGAAGTAAGGACTCTTCATCCTAGCTGCCTCTTTCTGTCCATCATGCATATACAGTAATAGCCAAGGCAACACGACGACCAAATAAAATGATACAATATCAATATACACTCTTtatataatatgaaatatatgaaatcacataaacagaaaacTTACGAATCTCTGAAAGCCACAGAATATGCACTcttaatggattctcttgaaaacataaaaccaaataaatgtaagtcttataagtctctgaaagtctttgtagactatgcaagtctctgaaagaagcaatgtaacataactttatgaccactgctccatagCAATTGTTGTTATACTTTTTTCCcttaaccatatacagtggtacctcaggttaagtacttaattcgttctggaggtctgttcttaacctgaaactgttcttaacctgaagcaccactttagctaatggggcctcctgctgctgccgcaccactggagcacgatttctgttctcatcctgaagcaaagttcttaacctgaggtactatttctgggttagcggagtctgtaacctgaagcgtatgtaacctgaagcggatgtaacccgaggtaccactgtagatgggtttttgaagcatttctgtatccttctgctgtgctgaagaagaattccaccaaacagtgggtatatccggaatcactgttcacaaCGTCTGTTTGCGAACTACTTCGGCTGCGTTGGACACCATAAACAAAGCTTTTCAGCCTGTTTTCACCAGCTAAGAATATGttacattgcttctttcagataCTTGCATAGTcttcaaagactttcagagacttataagacttacgtttatttggttttatgttttcaagagaatccattaagagtgcatattttgtgactttcagagatccgtaagttttctgtttatgtgatttcatatatttcatgttatagaaagagtgtatattgatatcggatcattgtatttggtcatcgtgttgccttggcTATTACTGActattgtttgcaacacaggggttaaaTTGTTTGGTTACACATCATGCATATACAGCAGAggttttcagccagtgtgttgtggcaccctggggtgccttgaatgatggtcaggggtgctgcgggcaacgctgtcctctgtccctctttccttccttccctcctctgatgccctcttgcgtctctgcctcccaaaggcttgcatagctgtttgttgcagcagccctggctacaagctccccaggcgaatggtgtctctggggctggccagggtgcGTTTCTTAGCcgctgtggggcagtgtgaggaggcatctctttttggggtggggcagttcagagaccaggggcggcagctgtggctgcccagaggattcacaaggggaggagagaggagaggagaggaagctgaaggaaccctccacaagggacgTTGTTTGAGAAAGGGTGAGAGGCTACCAGTTTtgtaggcaaggggtgacataactgggctcctgagctccACAGGGGCGCCACAGAAATAATgcagttggccaagggagccatgaACTCCAGAaggttgaaaataataataataataataataataataataataatttattatttataccccgcccatctggctgggtttccacaaccactctgggcggcttccaacaaaacactaaaatacaataacctattaaacattaaaagcttccctaaacagggctgccttcagatgtcttctaaaagtttggtagttatttttctcttctggtacatctctttgacatctgatacaCAGTATTATTCCTTTTAAAAGGAGGGTGGCCTGCAACTTGTTTTTTTAACGGCCCCAGTGCCTTTGCCGGCACCCAGAGATGCAGGGATTAAATCCAGGCTTTTACAGGAAAAATTCTGGCAACTGGCCTgggagtaaaaataataataaatgaaacaaattgGCTGCACTGTTTACCCCACATCCCCGTAGGGTCAACCACCCAGCTGATGACATATATCGGCCCTGGGCCTTGGAAGATGGGAAGGATCTGCTGCCATAGAGGCACAAGTTAAAAAGAGGTTCTCCTTGTTAGAATTTTCCTTATTCTATAGCAATTTATCCAGCTTAATAAAAACTTCAAGATGCTGAAAAGTCACCATCGGGGGAAAAAGAAAGATGATCCACGTTGCTGTTGGTTAAGGCTGAACAGCAGATTTAGGGCCCCTCCAGATCTAGGGATTTAGGGaggttgtatggttacttatctccttggctcgggggttgcataactccatcccTCCAaaatttatccgatgaaaatagggacatcctaaggaaaagcgggacattccaggatcaaatcagaaactgggacagtttctgaaaattcaggactgtccctggaaaatagggacacttggagggtctgagattaggggctaataataataataataataataataataataatttattaatacccctcccatctggctggatttccccagccactctgggcagcttccaacctcaAGCATTGTCCCAGTACACCCTCAGTTATGTGGTTTTGCAGAGCCTTGGCTGGAAAAATGCTGCACAGACCCTATTTGCCCATTTCAGGTTGGAAACAGAGGCGGCCATACGGCAGTCCGTGGAGGGGGACTTCGGTGGGCTGCGCAAGGCCCTGGAGGAACTCAACACCAGCCGGGCTACCTTGCAGGTGCAAGTGGACAACCTCCAAGAGGAACTGGACTACCTCAAGAGGAACCACAAGGAGGTGAGAGTTGGGTGGGCGTAGGGACTCAGGAACAGCAGGGTCTTCACATGAGCAGTGGGAAGCTTTTTCAACCATTCTGAGAGCCGCATGCCAGCGGTGGTTGAAGCCAGAGGCAACAGCGGAGAAAGCAATGGATGCAGATTTCACCTTTGCTCCCACCAAGTCTCTgcccttacttacttacttacttacttacttacttactatactactttatatttttaagaaaaaactcaaagcggtttacagcatattaaaacatcaataagaGATCAATAAAACAACccgaagaaagtcaaatatagagtattCAGTCAAAACAACATAGTTAACAGAAGAGTagaatattatcttaaagatttcaaaatgaaacattacaaaggagatcAACTACAGagtacatatttaacacaaacaaaGTTAACACAAAaaacttaaacatttcaaaaaacacacaacgacattgctaagtgaagtcaaatataaactgcacatttaaaacagcataattaacaagagaataaaattttATCATAAGCAAGACATGGCTGtttggcaggcacaaaaagatggggcaaaagaatccaTTAGTTAGGGTTTGTTGTCAGGCATAACGATGTCCCTCCAATCTCATCTGGAGCCTCTTTGGTagagctggtgagtgtgggcctcaccccctaggccaggtggaaagggccttgcagggagcagccTTCAAGACTCACAGCCCTTCCTGGCTTCTGGCTGGTTCGCCATGGATGTGCCTACTCGCCTCTCTTCTCGCCCCACAGGAGGTGACCTCTCTCCAGGGGAGGCTGGGGGGCACCGTCAACGTGGAAGTGGACTCCATGCCTGGTGCTGACCTGCAGAAAGTGCTGGCTGAGATCCGAGACCAGTATGAGGACGTCACGGAGAAGAACCGCCGGGAAGCCGAGGCGTTGCACAAGTCCCAGGTTAGGAGAGGCTCGGCGAGGAGAGATGGTCAAACGGCTCAGGGGCAAAAGGTGGCGGAGGTGGCGGCTTGCTGATGGGATGCATTTGCACGTAAATATTCAGCCTATGCCAACCTGacgccctctggatgttgctgagcaacagctcctatcatccttgactattggccaagGAAGGCATGGGTTTAGCATCCTTTTTAATGaagtgttgggacgcgggtggcgctgtgggttaaaccacagagcctaggacttgccaatcagaacgtcagcggttcgaatccccgcgacggggtgagctcccgttgcttggtccctgctcctgccaacctagcagttcgaaagcacgtcaaagtgcaagtagataaataggtaccactctggcgggaaggtaaacggcatttccgtgcgcttctctggttcgccagaagcggcttagtcatgctggccacatgacccggcagctgtacaccgcctccctcggccaataaagtgagatgaacgccgcaaccccagagttggtcacgactggacctaatggtcaggggtccctttaccttttaccgttACCTTAAGGAAGTATAGTTCTGTTCCAAAACAACACGGCATACTTTTCCCTTCCAGAAATTTAGCTGGCAAGAACATCTTGTTTTCTTTCCGTGCAGCTTTTAGGGATGAAGTTCAGAGTGGGCTTCTACTGGCAGGAATGGCAAGACCTTGTGATTCCACAAACTTCAGATCTGATTCAGGATCTGTTTCCATTTATGGAACATAAGAGTAGCAACGTCATGTGCTGAAGTCTGCTCCAGCTCCAGCTTCCTTTTCTGTGCTTTGACATTTACATATTTGAATGCTGAGCATTCAAATAACTTCCCCCTCCTTCCTACGCCTCCCAAAGTTTCTGGTCCTTATTGAGTTTAAGCTTAAGAATGTTTGGGCAGTGCCCACTGTTTTGTGATATCTCAGATGCCAAGGGAAGGAAGAGCAGACGGAGTTGGTGCATAACATAAGTTTAAGCGCTTTGCATTCGGTTTCCTGCATTGTTCCCTGGGAGCAAAATTAAGAACATCAATACAGAGAAAGAAACACATACAAATGCATTTAATTTGCATTCTCTATTTAGTCTCAGGAAGTTTGGGGAGATGGGTTGGCTTGGAATGCTGAATTactctgccattttttaaaaatacgctGAATTAACATTGATGCAGAATTTTGATttgattaaaaacaacaccaTCCGTCCAGCTGTCCGGCTGGAAGAGGATGCGGGGAGGTCGCGCCAGAAACGAGGACTTCTTCTGTCTTGCAGATGGATGCACTCAACCAGGAGGTTGCTGTCAGCCACGAAGCTCTGCAGGCAGCTCAGCAGAAGATCACGGAGCTCAGGCGCCTGGCTCAGGCCTTGGAGATTGAGCTGCAGTCTCTCCGCAGCATGGTCAGTACCAGCCACTTCCCCATGCTGCCAAGAGGCTGCGCATCGGAAAGCATCGCCAGAGTGATGTGGATTCCGTGGTTGCTCATGTTTGCCAAGGAATTTGGAAATCTCTGTATTcgcttcctcttttttaaaactaACACAAAATCAAGTTCTGGCCCTTAAGTCTGCTATCACAGCCTCGACTGTCTATGTGCAATTTGTgtgtggcgctatgggttaaaccacagagcctaggacttgctgatcagaaggtcggcggttcgaatccccgtgacagggtgagctcccgttgcccggtctctgctcctgcccacctagcagttcgaaagcacatcaaagtgtaagtagataaataggtaccgctccggcgggaaggtaaatggcgtttccgtgcgctgctctggtttgccagaagcggcttagtcatgctggccacatgacgtggaagctgtacgccggctccctcggccaataaagcgagttgagcgctgcaaccccagagtcgctcacgactggacctaatggtcaggggtccctttaccctttacctttatgtgtgcatgtgtgcattggAACAGAGTTCCCagttagaagagagagagagacagaactcCAGCACACTGCATATCTCTTAGTCTGTGTCAGGCTTGAGgaatcctctccctcccccctgatGGCACCAAGAGGCAGGGAGAAAACAAGAAAGTTCTTACGTATGATTTATTCAGTCATCATGCCAAAGACAAGGAATTCCGGTCATTCCTCCATAATGGAGTTGCTcgcactgagctcctcccccttccccctctagcAACAACACCTGCTTCTACGGTGTCCATCCACGGACAATTGTCTCTCACTCTTTGTTcttgcacccttaatgaactctaggttttttggggggggtcagttATGTTGTCCAGAGACGTGTCAGTTAGCTGCTCTGTCTCCTCTCCACCTTCTCCTAACTCTGCATAACTCTGCCGTTCACCTATCTCTGAGCTGTTATCTCCCTCCAAGCTCTCCTGTAAATCAAGACTGCCTTCCTTCtctctggaagctacaggagaagGGGATGAGGAGATccctcaccattcctcctcctcttcagtcctGTTCCTGACAGCCTGTCCCCCATGGCTAGGGAACACATAATTTAATTCGCACAATGTATATGGGTCCCAGAAGGTGCCTTGGCACAGACTTTAGGCAACTTTGAGAAAGGGATTTGGTTTCAGAGAAGGAGAGTCCTCCATCACATGTTCCCTTGTAAGCATGATGGGAGTGAGCAACCATTCATGTGTCCCTACAACTTTGGACACCAGAGATCGGTTGGAGTTCTGTGGTGCTCTCAAGCCCTGAGCGCCTTGCAGGAAAGTCAGGATATATAATAGAGACAAGAAAAGGCCATCTGCTTGGGACTTTCACAAAGCAACTTCCTtctttgtttccagaaagtggccCTGGAAGGTTCCCTGGCCGAGACTGAATCCCGCTACGGGATAGAGATCTCGCGGCTGCGTGATCTTGTGAGCGCCAGGGAGGCCGAGCTGTTCCAGCTCAGATCTGATGCCCAGAACCAAGCAGAGGACTACAAGCGACTGATGGACATCAAGAACAGGCTGGAGCAGGAGATTGCTACCTATCGGCACCTCCTTGAAGGGTATGAGGATATGAGGGTGGGGAACACAAACAAGAGTCCGTCTCCCTGGACCTGCTGGTCACCATTCCTTCTATTTCTGAAGTTCAGGGGTGAGGGTGGATTTTTATGTCTCCGAaacaggagccccccccccatgcaagagGGAGGTAGCAGCAAGTTCAGGGGAACTCCAGGGTTGGAAGAATTGCAAAAGATCTTTAGGGGAAACTAGCCTTAAGGTGATTCCATGTCTTTGGGATCTTTTAACTGACCCAGtgttcttttctgctccctttagGTCAGAGCCTGAGCCACCACCTACCCCAGGTAAGCAGAAAAACTTGGCTTCTGGGCTGCCCATTAGGAAAACCTGCATATCTTTGCATACATAGAAACTGCAAACCAGGACAGCATATCTTTCACAAATGAATTCAGCGGGATTACTCCCATTTAAACGGGGCTAGGAATGCAGCCCTAGTCTTTGGTCTGGAGTAAAACACACGGCACACCTAAAGCCCATTGATGAAATCAGTGTATGGTGATTTCCCTGCACAATATAAATAAATCGGCCTGGAATGAATCAGATCATAGTAGTCAGTGTTTTTGCAACACTGTCTGTCCACCAGGGGGCAGCGTGTCCCCACTCCAAATAGGATGGCAGTGCAATCTCTACCAACCTGGTCTTGCCTATGAGCATCATATGAGCATCATACCTGGAAGATGCGGGAAGACCATGTTATACAGCCAACCTTAAAAGGCAGCCGTTTCCTTCTGCCAGCCCCTTGCAGTTACACAGTCTAGGACACAAGCTGAGATCAGGAGTACGGCAGCACAACGGCTTGAGCAAGGGAGTCAAGCCACACGtctgtggaaggagaagagaaaaacaacaacaagccatcaGGCATTGTCTAAGCAGTTTGtcctggggttgtgtgtgtgtgtgttggggggtggggaatctttccaGACTCTAAAGACAGCCTGACTTGGAACATCAGCCAAAGGGACAGGTCTCTCAATAGCTTCAGTGCacacacttctctggattttgcatcgcagttctccagccaagcgatGTGTCAGAAGACGCATCTGCCAGGGTGACGCATGGACAGAAATGCACACTGCAGTGGAAATAGTACACGCCGATGCACTGATCAGAGGAAACcgctttgcaaaaaataaataaatttgtgcattagccaaaattgcatacaaatgtgcAGATGGCTGGAGCAATTCACACTAAAAcgctgatgagttttcatgaggacttaaaaaagaaaagaaaaatattcccCTGCAATTTGACCTGGCaatgtgaacaacaacaacaacaactcattatttataccctgcccatctggctgggtttctccagccactctaggcagctcccaacagaatatttaaaacatgataaaacatcaaacattaaaaacttccctaaagagggctgccttcagatagttgtttatttcttcgatatctgatgggagggcgttccacagggcgggcgccattactgagaaggctctctgcctggttccctgtaaactcacatctcgcagtgagggaaccgccagaaggcccttggcgttggacctctgtgtctgggctgaacgatggggatggagacgctccttcaggtatacagggccgaggccatttagggctttgaaggtcagtgccaacactttgaattgtgcccggaaacatactgggagccaatgtaggtctttcagaactaGACTTAAggctgaaaaaatgagaaaaacttAACTTGGCTGTTCTTCTCATCCTTACAGAGCCCTGCTCGAGCCGCCGGGTGAAGACTCTCATTGAAGAGCTGGTGGATGGCAAGGTGGTCTCTTCCCGGGTGGAGGAGGTGGAGCACCAGCTCTGAACGAGGCTGGCTTGGCCACAGAAAGGGCTGCCAGAAGACGGGGGATggtggcgggtggcgctggggcCACGATTCTGCATGACTTTTTCTGCCGACCTGATTATATACATGCCTAGACTTCTGTCTTCAAATAAAAGGAGTCTTTCGCTTCCGCTGAAGGACCTGCTTTGCTGTGGTTTCTGAGATGGGGTTTGGGGGAGGGCCTTCAAGTCAACATGTAACATTTTCTCCTTTACCTGCACAGCCAGTgtggtagtggttaagagcggtggactcataatctggtgaaccgggttcacgtctccgctcctccacatgcagctgctgggtgaccttgggccagtcacacttctctgaagtctctcagccccactcacctcacagagtgtttgttgtgggggaggaagggaaaggagattgttagctgctttgagactccttcgggtagtgataaagcgagatatcaaatccaaactcttcttcttcgtcgtcgtcttcttcttcttcttcctgcgtCATTCTTTGGCCCTTTTGACTTCCCAGCTCTCTGGTCCTGTCTCCTCCATTATATTCCACTGCTATGTTTTTATCTGGGGGTTGGGGACTGAGCCTTGATGATGGAGCACATGGTCTTTGCAgaggttcaattcctgacatctccaggtagggaggtGGGAGGGGCTTCTGACTTGAAACCCTGCTATCAGtccgtgttgacaatactgagctcaataGGCCACAGGCCTGACTTGGAATGAGGCACCTTCTGGTGTTTCCCACCTGACTACCTTTCTTCCATCAACATCACAGGGGAAGGACTGTAGGTCCATTGTTGGGCATCTACTTTGCACCCAGAATGTCccgggttcaattcctgacatttccaggttgggctgggagagactcctgccagaagctgctgccaatcagtgtaaacaatgctgggctggatgaactAATGGTCTGACAGGTTTCTATATTCCCTGGGCAAAAATAATgtttggactccacctcccatcatctctgagcatTGGTGATGCTGTCTGGGGCTAGTAGGAGTCCAACAATCAGAACACCAGACTTGCTGGTCCTATTCCATGTGGTAACTTGCTTTAAAATCTGATTTAGGGATCGTGAGATTGTAGAGTTGAGagggtcccgagggtcatctagtccagccccctgcgttGCAGGAATCGCACCTAAAGAATCTCCGCCAGAAGATCAtcaaacctctgtttaaaaaacttccagtgaaggagagtccatcaccttctgaggtagcCCATTTCGcccttgaacagctcttaccatcagaaagttattcgtgatgtttagtcgaaatctcctttcttgggatTTGAATCCATTGGAACAGGAGAAACaaacttgttccatcttccacgtggcagcccttcagatatttgaagatggctctcatgtctcctctcagtttcctcgttcccaggctaaacatacccagttctctcaacccttcctcataaggcttggtttccagacccttggtcatcttggttgccctcctctgcacatgttccagcttgttaatacagtggtagctcgggttaagtacttaatttgttctggagatctgttcttaacctgaaacctgttcttaacctgaagcaccactttagctaatggggcctcctgttgccgctgtgctgccgctgcacgatttctgttctcatcctgaagcaaagttcttaacccgaggtactatttctgggttagcggagtctgtaacctgaagtgtctgtaacctgaagtgtgtgtaacccgaggtaccactgtatccttcttaaattgtggtgcccagaactgaacacagtatttcatgtatggtctgaccaaagcagaatagagtggcgcTATTACCTCGCTTGATCAggagacttctgttgatgcagcctagagaaTAGTATTAGCTGTTTTTGCTGCGGCGTCACACTGTTGACAGTGACAGAACGGTTCCATTACACACTTCCCATGCCATTCACATATAAAGTTTGTAGTGGATGGACTTACTTTGACAGAGCATGGGGAACCTTCTCTGCAGTGATACCAGATATTAATGTTAGGCAGGCATCCTTGCTATAATATTTTAGAGGCCCACAAAAAAgtttatttcagcaagcctatccagacacataATTTATATAGCTATTTTAAAGAGTCACGgattttatctgtatttttaatTGATATACCACATTGTTGTTTTTGAGCTTTAGATGGAGCTGTTTATGTTTTTTCTCCAactataaatgaataaaaatcagaactgggaagggagaaagattctcccctccctgcccccactacTTTATATGTGAACTGAGCAGTCATGCGATTAATATTCTTGTGGCATCTGGCTTGGCCCTCAGTTACTGTAGGCCAGGGAGTAGTTGTTGAACTATGATGCGCCGCAGACATCTGAGATCAGCACCTCGGCTCCCTGTGCGTCATAGGCAAACCCCAATGTAATTCCGACCATCCTTGGCCATATACTCTTCTTGCCACCAGGTGGCAGTAGAAGCTGCAAAATCCATCCTAGGAACCCGCTCAATCTCTAGGTAATTGAGAGTGTCTCTAGCAGGTGCAGGGGgacctgaactacaactcccgccaGAAAGTTAGTCaaaggccagggatggtgggagttgtagttcagcaacatcaggtcGACCAAAGATTCCTCACCCACC comes from Podarcis raffonei isolate rPodRaf1 chromosome 13, rPodRaf1.pri, whole genome shotgun sequence and encodes:
- the LOC128401012 gene encoding keratin, type I cytoskeletal 17-like — protein: MTTYSSRSQSFSGGIQGSRGGSLRSLGRSPTASSIYGGTPAKNGLAWRYGQSGAEANIFDINEKGTMQNLNDRLAAYLERVRSLEESNGQLENNIREIYLKRASTEAPDLSSYFNTITDLKSKIQQETLNNAGLLLQIDNAKLAADDFRVKLETEAAIRQSVEGDFGGLRKALEELNTSRATLQVQVDNLQEELDYLKRNHKEEVTSLQGRLGGTVNVEVDSMPGADLQKVLAEIRDQYEDVTEKNRREAEALHKSQMDALNQEVAVSHEALQAAQQKITELRRLAQALEIELQSLRSMKVALEGSLAETESRYGIEISRLRDLVSAREAELFQLRSDAQNQAEDYKRLMDIKNRLEQEIATYRHLLEGSEPEPPPTPEPCSSRRVKTLIEELVDGKVVSSRVEEVEHQL